Part of the Ornithinimicrobium flavum genome, TACGCCGTCCTGTCGGGGCACGTCACCGAGGCGGCCCTCGGCTACTTCCTCAACCCGCTGGTGACCGTCGCGCTCGGGGTGGTCGTGCTGCGCGAGAAGCTGCGCCGGATGCAGTGGGTCGCCGTCGCCATCGGTGCCGTGGCCGGTCTCTACCTGACGATCGACTACGGCTCCCCGCCGTGGATCTCCCTGGCGCTGGCGGTGTCCTTCGCCCTCTACGGCCTGCTCAAGAACCGGCTGGGCGTCTCGCTCACCCCGCTGCGCTCGCTCACCGGGGAGAGCCTGACCATCCTGCCGATCGCCGTGGTCCTGCTGCTCTGGCTGGACCGCACGGGCGCCACCACCTTCGGCGGGCACGGCACCGGCCACGCGCTGCTGCTCATGTCCACCGGCGTCGCGACGGCGGTGCCGCTCCTGCTCTTCGCGGCCGCGGCCAGCCGGGTCCCGCTGTCGACGATCGGCCTGCTGCAGTTCCTCACCCCGTTCCTGCAGCTCGGGGCCGGTCTGCTCCTCGGCGAGACGATGCCCGCCTCGCGCTGGCTCGGCTTCGCCCTGGTGTGGGTCGCCCTCGTCGTCCTCAGCGTCGACATGGTGCGCCAGGTCCGACGCAGCCGACGCCCGCCTGCGCAGCGA contains:
- the rarD gene encoding EamA family transporter RarD, with protein sequence MSPLEARRRREGTVYGFFAYLIWGAFPLYFTTLRPAGPWEVVAHRIVWTLLICAAVLLLTRDVRWLVDLARRPRRLTGVALAGVLIATNWGIYTYAVLSGHVTEAALGYFLNPLVTVALGVVVLREKLRRMQWVAVAIGAVAGLYLTIDYGSPPWISLALAVSFALYGLLKNRLGVSLTPLRSLTGESLTILPIAVVLLLWLDRTGATTFGGHGTGHALLLMSTGVATAVPLLLFAAAASRVPLSTIGLLQFLTPFLQLGAGLLLGETMPASRWLGFALVWVALVVLSVDMVRQVRRSRRPPAQRPRGPRPLTPPRPDVRSCRTGRAFLPHRTRVPAAPDARS